The Burkholderia pyrrocinia genome has a segment encoding these proteins:
- the moaE gene encoding molybdopterin synthase catalytic subunit MoaE, which yields MATIRIQTDDFDLNAEVAALRARNPKIGAVACFVGTVRDLNEGDSVAAMELEHYPGMTEKALEKIAAEAGRRWPGIDVAIVHRVGRLLPLDQIVMVATVAAHRGDAFASCEFVMDYLKTEAPFWKKETTPDGERWVDARSADDAALARWGVESGNTPR from the coding sequence ATGGCAACGATACGAATCCAGACCGACGACTTCGATCTGAACGCCGAAGTCGCGGCATTGCGCGCGCGCAATCCGAAGATCGGCGCGGTCGCATGTTTCGTCGGCACCGTGCGCGACCTGAACGAAGGCGATTCGGTCGCCGCGATGGAGCTCGAGCACTATCCGGGGATGACCGAGAAGGCGCTCGAGAAGATCGCCGCCGAGGCCGGCCGGCGCTGGCCGGGCATCGACGTCGCGATCGTGCATCGGGTCGGCAGGCTCTTGCCGCTCGACCAGATCGTGATGGTGGCGACGGTCGCCGCGCATCGCGGCGATGCGTTCGCGTCGTGCGAGTTCGTGATGGACTACCTGAAGACCGAAGCGCCGTTCTGGAAGAAGGAAACGACGCCGGACGGCGAGCGCTGGGTCGATGCGCGCAGCGCCGACGATGCGGCGCTCGCGCGCTGGGGCGTCGAATCGGGCAACACACCGCGCTGA
- the moaD gene encoding molybdopterin converting factor subunit 1 yields the protein MKIQLKFFASVREALGVADEQADVPDSVTTVGDVRAWLRVRGGAWAETLAEGRALRMACNHEMTDPDTRLTEGCEVAFFPPVTGG from the coding sequence ATGAAGATTCAGCTGAAATTTTTTGCAAGCGTACGAGAAGCGCTGGGCGTTGCCGACGAGCAGGCCGACGTGCCGGACAGCGTAACGACCGTCGGCGACGTGCGCGCGTGGCTGCGCGTGCGCGGCGGTGCGTGGGCCGAGACGCTCGCCGAAGGGCGCGCATTGCGCATGGCGTGTAACCACGAGATGACCGATCCCGACACGCGGCTCACCGAGGGCTGCGAGGTCGCGTTCTTTCCGCCGGTGACGGGCGGTTGA
- a CDS encoding Rrf2 family transcriptional regulator has product MRLTDYTDYSLRVMLYLAVRGEGLATIQEISDAYGISKNHLMKVVQQLGELGWVDTVRGRNGGLRLFPESLQLTVGQVVRATESDFALVGCFSTDGSESRGCVIEPQCRLKGVLAAARDAFFAELDRHTLGELVEPASPLMALLGIRPLALVRAAPSPDESPAPVEPPSTAG; this is encoded by the coding sequence ATGAGACTCACCGACTACACCGACTATTCGCTGCGCGTGATGCTGTACCTTGCCGTGCGCGGCGAGGGGCTCGCGACGATCCAGGAGATCTCGGACGCCTACGGCATCTCGAAGAACCATCTGATGAAAGTCGTGCAGCAGCTCGGCGAGCTGGGATGGGTCGACACGGTCCGCGGCCGCAATGGCGGGCTGCGGCTGTTCCCCGAATCGCTGCAACTGACGGTCGGCCAGGTCGTGCGCGCAACCGAGAGCGACTTCGCGCTGGTCGGCTGCTTTTCGACCGACGGCAGCGAGTCGCGCGGCTGCGTGATCGAACCGCAGTGCCGCCTGAAGGGCGTGCTGGCGGCCGCACGCGATGCGTTCTTCGCCGAACTCGACCGGCACACGCTCGGCGAACTGGTCGAACCCGCGTCGCCGCTCATGGCCTTGCTCGGCATCCGTCCGCTCGCGCTCGTGCGCGCCGCGCCGTCACCGGACGAATCGCCTGCGCCCGTCGAGCCGCCGTCGACTGCCGGCTGA
- the glp gene encoding gephyrin-like molybdotransferase Glp → MSNPNPAAPRAPMLSTAEALAALLDAAKPLPGTETVATLDALGRVLAADVSSPLDVPPMHTSAMDGYAVRVADLLHGERRLPVSQRIPAGHPAVPLAAGTAARIFTGATVPPGADAVVMQEQASADGDAVEILHTPKAGEWITAQGADIRQGAVILPAGTRLTPQALGLAASVGCAQLAVARRIRVAVFFTGDELTMPGEPLKPGAIYNSNRFTLRGLLERLGCHVTDYGIVPDSLAATRDTLREAARDHDVILTSGGVSVGDEDHVKPAVETEGRLALWQIAMKPGKPLAYGAVRRGDDRPDAHFIGLPGNPVSSFVTFLLFVRPFLLRLSGVRDVAPRALSLRADFSQGKGDRRNEFLRARVNAAGGLDLFPNQSSAVLTSTVWGDGLIDNPPQHAISAGETVRFIPFSELLS, encoded by the coding sequence ATGTCGAACCCGAATCCCGCGGCGCCGCGCGCGCCGATGCTGTCGACCGCCGAGGCGCTCGCCGCGCTGCTCGATGCCGCGAAGCCGCTGCCCGGTACCGAAACCGTTGCCACGCTCGACGCGCTCGGCCGCGTGCTGGCGGCTGACGTGAGTTCGCCGCTCGACGTGCCGCCGATGCATACGAGCGCGATGGACGGCTATGCGGTGCGCGTTGCCGACCTGCTGCACGGCGAGCGGCGTTTGCCGGTGTCGCAGCGGATTCCGGCCGGTCATCCGGCCGTGCCGCTCGCGGCCGGCACGGCCGCGCGGATCTTCACCGGCGCGACGGTGCCGCCCGGCGCCGACGCTGTCGTGATGCAGGAGCAGGCATCGGCCGACGGCGACGCGGTCGAGATCCTGCATACGCCGAAAGCCGGTGAATGGATCACCGCGCAGGGCGCGGACATCCGGCAGGGCGCGGTGATCCTGCCGGCCGGCACGCGGCTCACGCCGCAGGCGCTCGGCCTGGCCGCGTCGGTCGGCTGCGCGCAATTGGCGGTCGCACGGCGGATTCGCGTCGCGGTGTTCTTCACCGGCGACGAGCTGACGATGCCGGGCGAGCCGCTGAAGCCCGGCGCGATCTACAACTCGAACCGCTTCACGCTGCGCGGGCTGCTGGAGCGGCTCGGCTGCCATGTGACCGACTACGGGATCGTGCCCGACTCTCTCGCCGCGACGCGCGACACGCTGCGCGAGGCCGCGCGCGATCACGACGTGATCCTGACGAGCGGCGGCGTATCGGTCGGCGACGAGGATCACGTGAAGCCGGCCGTCGAGACCGAAGGGCGGCTCGCGCTGTGGCAGATCGCGATGAAGCCCGGCAAGCCGCTCGCCTACGGCGCGGTGCGTCGCGGCGACGATCGCCCCGATGCGCACTTCATCGGGCTGCCCGGCAACCCCGTATCGAGTTTCGTCACGTTCCTGCTGTTCGTGCGGCCGTTCCTGCTGCGCCTGTCCGGCGTGCGCGACGTCGCGCCGCGTGCGCTGTCGCTGCGCGCCGACTTTTCGCAAGGCAAGGGCGACCGGCGCAACGAATTCCTGCGCGCGCGCGTCAATGCGGCCGGCGGCCTCGATCTGTTCCCGAACCAGAGCTCGGCAGTGCTGACGTCGACGGTCTGGGGCGACGGCCTGATCGACAATCCGCCGCAGCACGCGATCAGCGCGGGCGAGACCGTGCGTTTCATTCCGTTTTCCGAACTGCTGTCGTAA
- a CDS encoding group III truncated hemoglobin has translation MTALPASPETAPARPRDAEPTEDNIRDLVYAFYDRVRADPLLGPVFDAKLAGRWDDHLPKMVTFWSSLVLGTKGYRGNVQQAHQPLDGIEPAHFSRWLSLFLKTVEARYAPPAAIRFMEPALRIAQSLQLSRFGWDYRIPPEQQALLDAIAPRRRDEGDDPHALPSRARGEPFPTKIIGRSTDPDA, from the coding sequence ATGACCGCCCTGCCCGCCTCGCCCGAAACCGCACCGGCCCGCCCTCGCGATGCCGAACCGACCGAAGACAACATTCGCGATCTCGTCTACGCGTTCTACGACCGCGTGCGTGCCGATCCGCTGCTCGGGCCCGTGTTCGACGCGAAACTGGCCGGCCGCTGGGACGACCACCTGCCGAAGATGGTCACGTTCTGGTCGAGCCTCGTGCTCGGCACCAAGGGCTATCGCGGCAATGTGCAGCAGGCGCACCAGCCGCTCGACGGGATCGAGCCGGCCCATTTCAGCCGCTGGCTGTCGCTGTTCCTGAAGACCGTCGAGGCGCGCTACGCGCCGCCCGCGGCGATCCGTTTCATGGAACCCGCGCTGCGGATCGCGCAGAGCCTGCAGTTGAGCCGGTTCGGCTGGGATTATCGGATTCCGCCCGAGCAGCAGGCGCTGCTCGACGCGATCGCGCCGCGCCGCCGCGACGAGGGCGACGATCCGCACGCGTTGCCGTCGCGCGCCCGCGGCGAACCGTTTCCGACGAAGATCATCGGGCGCAGCACCGATCCGGACGCTTAA